A window of the Saccharomyces eubayanus strain FM1318 chromosome II, whole genome shotgun sequence genome harbors these coding sequences:
- the CWC21 gene encoding U2-type spliceosomal complex subunit CWC21, with protein sequence MSYSGIGLKSAKGSSTSGHVQRSLASNTDRRRAQGSQRQRDKAINKPTHSRVNKPLAVQKEMSTHMEKREIEVQVSELRDWLEDDESLSDEQINEQCETLRNKLTKEWQEQQRVSSLYTSRKARLNEDLQQQQQQE encoded by the coding sequence ATGTCGTACAGCGGAATAGGACTCAAATCGGCGAAGGGGTCATCGACGTCGGGCCACGTGCAGCGATCGCTGGCCAGCAACACAGATAGGCGCAGGGCACAGGGCAGTCAACGGCAGCGCGACAAGGCAATTAACAAGCCCACCCACAGCAGGGTCAACAAGCCCCTTGCAGTGCAGAAGGAGATGAGCACCCACATGGAGAAACGTGAGATTGAGGTTCAGGTCAGCGAGCTGCGTGACTGGCTGGAGGATGACGAGTCGCTCTCGGACGAGCAAATAAACGAACAGTGTGAGACATTGAGGAACAAGCTGACTAAGGAGTGGCAGGAGCAACAACGAGTCTCTTCTTTGTATACCTCCCGCAAGGCGCGGCTAAATGAAGATCtccagcagcagcaacaacaagaatAG
- the PHO8 gene encoding alkaline phosphatase PHO8: MKISSSSNNKNSSIDDNDKLRAWGKQEAFNYIKRELCIFFFWCTLWQQTVTYNFTYQHHKHVTQISIHSMMTHALAGEQTRLVSGSTSRSRPNGRRISKRSKVVIATVISIGLLLALVHLAFPSTFALRSTPNKKKNVIFFVTDGMGPASLSMARSFNQHIHDLPIDDILMLDQHFIGSSRTRSSDSLVTDSAAGATAFACALKSYNGAIGVDPHQTPCGTVLEAAKLAGYFTGLVVTTRITDATPASFSSHADFRWQEDLIATHQLGEYPLGRMVDLLMGGGRTHFYPQGSDASPYGHQGSRKDGRDLIDEAQSNGWQYVGDRKSFDSLLNAHGDNVTLPLLGLFADNDIPFEIDRDKKEYPSLKEQVSVALKALEKASDEDEDSNGFFLMVEGSRIDHAGHQNDPASQVREVLAFDEAFQYVLEFAKNSDTETVLVSTSDHETGGLVTSRQITASYPEYVWYPQVLANATHSGEFLKKKLVDFVHDLGATGKLENFIKHEILERDLGIFDYTDDDVNTLIHLGDNANAIQEKLNDMVSFRAQIGWTTHGHSAVDVNIYAYTNRKTTWSRILEKLQGNHENTEIGQFLADYLELNLNKVTDLIRDTKHSLDFSATEITNEVPHYDEYYHELST, encoded by the coding sequence ATGAAGATCtccagcagcagcaacaacaagaatAGCAGCATTGACGATAACGATAAGCTTCGCGCGTGGGGAAAACAAGAGGCATTtaattatataaaaagagaactttgtattttttttttctggtGCACACTTTGGCAGCAAACGGTTACGTACAACTTTACATATCAGCATCACAAGCACGTTACACAAATAAGCATCCACAGCATGATGACTCACGCATTAGCAGGCGAACAGACACGTCTTGTTTCTGGGTCTACCTCGAGATCTCGTCCAAACGGGAGACGTATCTCCAAGAGGTCCAAAGTAGTCATAGCCACGGTGATCTCGATTGGTTTGCTACTAGCGTTGGTCCACCTGGCCTTTCCCAGCACATTTGCATTGCGTTCTAcaccaaacaaaaagaagaatgtcatcttcttcgtcacGGATGGTATGGGGCCCGCCTCTTTGTCCATGGCTAGATCGTTCAACCAACATATCCATGATTTGCCTATAGATGACATCCTAATGCTGGACCAGCATTTTATCGGTTCCTCCAGAACAAGATCTTCGGACTCGCTAGTCACTGACTCTGCTGCGGGCGCCACCGCATTTGCATGTGCTTTAAAGTCTTACAATGGAGCCATCGGTGTAGATCCACATCAAACTCCATGTGGCACGGTGCTAGAAGCAGCCAAATTGGCAGGTTATTTCACTGGGCTTGTGGTCACAACAAGAATCACAGACGCTACTCCGGCGTCTTTTAGCTCCCACGCAGACTTCAGATGGCAAGAAGATCTCATTGCTACGCACCAATTGGGTGAATACCCTCTCGGTAGAATGGTAGATTTGCTAATGGGTGGTGGTAGAACTCACTTTTATCCTCAAGGTAGTGATGCTTCTCCTTACGGCCACCAAGGTTCCAGAAAAGACGGTAGAGACTTGATTGACGAAGCTCAGTCTAATGGCTGGCAATACGTGGGCGACCGTAAAAGTTTTGACTCGTTGCTAAATGCCCATGGCGACAATGTTACTCTGCCGCTGCTGGGTCTTTTTGCAGACAACGATATCCCATTCGAAATCGACAGAGACAAGAAGGAGTACCCTTCCCTCAAGGAGCAAGTAAGTGTGGCATTGAAGGCATTGGAAAAGGCTTCCGACGAGGACGAAGACTCTAACGGGTTTTTCCTAATGGTAGAAGGCTCCAGAATTGATCACGCCGGCCACCAAAACGACCCCGCCTCCCAAGTGAGAGAAGTTCTTGCGTTCGATGAGGCATTCCAATATGTCTTAGAATTCGCCAAAAATTCCGACACTGAAACCGTTCTGGTATCCACCTCGGATCATGAAACAGGTGGATTAGTCACCTCGAGGCAAATCACTGCTAGTTATCCGGAATATGTTTGGTATCCACAAGTACTGGCCAACGCCACCCATTCAGgtgagtttttgaaaaagaaactagtGGACTTTGTTCACGACCTAGGCGCCACTGGCAAGCtagaaaattttatcaaacatGAAATCTTAGAAAGAGATTTGGGTATCTTCGACTACACCGACGATGATGTGAATACGTTGATCCATTTGGGTGATAACGCAAATGCCATTCAAGAGAAGTTGAACGACATGGTTTCTTTCAGAGCACAAATCGGCTGGACCACACACGGCCACAGTGCAGTCGATGTTAACATATATGCATACACTAATAGGAAAACCACATGGTCTCGTATATTGGAGAAACTGCAAGGTAATCATGAAAATACTGAAATCGGTCAATTTTTGGCAGACTACTTGGAGCTAAATTTGAACAAAGTCACTGATTTGATTCGCGACACCAAACACTCATTGGATTTCAGTGCTACAGAAATAACTAATGAAGTTCCTCACTACGATGAATACTATCATGAATTGTCCACCTGA
- the VPS60 gene encoding Vps60p — MNRIFGYGNKKSHDQLLQESNQSMNQAQQSLSNRISQLDTQIAQLNFQLQNIQKNLQRSNNKQPSLRKQALKILNKRKQLENMKDSLDSQSWSMTQAQMTNDNLQNTMITINALKQTNNAMKAQYGKIDIDKLQDMQDEMLDLIEQGDELQEVLAMNNNGELDDISDAELDAELDALAQEDFTLQTTESSLGNDMPNYLLGANAPPNFIDEEPNMDAENKDKALESAQ, encoded by the coding sequence ATGAACAGAATATTCGGATACGGGAACAAAAAGAGCCATGACCAGCTCTTGCAAGAGTCCAACCAATCCATGAATCAGGCTCAGCAATCGTTATCGAACAGGATATCTCAGTTAGATACTCAAATTGCCCAGCTGAACTTCCAACTACAAAATATCCAGAAAAATCTACAGAGATCAAATAACAAGCAACCTTCGTTGCGGAAACAGGCTCTGAAGATCCTGAACAAACGTAAACAGTTGGAAAATATGAAAGATTCACTGGATTCGCAATCTTGGTCCATGACGCAGGCCCAGATGACCAATGATAACTTGCAAAACACCATGATCACGATAAACGCTCTCAAGCAAACCAACAACGCCATGAAGGCTCAATACGGCAAGATAGACATAGACAAGTTACAAGACATGCAAGATGAAATGCTGGACCTAATAGAACAAGGCGATGAACTGCAAGAAGTCCTGGCAATGAACAACAACGGCGAGCTCGATGACATCAGCGATGCAGAACTGGATGCAGAGCTGGATGCTCTGGCTCAAGAAGACTTCACTTTGCAAACCACCGAAAGTTCATTGGGTAATGATATGCCTAACTACTTGCTAGGCGCTAACGCACCACCAAAtttcattgatgaagagCCAAACATGGATgctgaaaataaagataaagCTTTAGAAAGCGCCCAGTAA
- the KRE2 gene encoding alpha-1,2-mannosyltransferase KRE2 codes for MAIFLSKRLLRYTFFAGVALILLLTLNSNSSTQQYVASYLPSAFDLSSHDSSSVEEQLLSEKSDAEKLKEHALNPEVDTTATMDEESKALKASAEEADAPLDTKKDSKGKVDGTTSTGLEKTTMDYITPSFAKKGTKPKACYVTLVRNSELYDLLSSIKYVEDKINKNFPYPWVFLNDEPFTEEFKEAITKAVSSEVKFGILPKEHWSYPEWINETKAAEVRKEAANQYIYGDSESYRHMCRYQSGFFWRHPLLDEYDWYWRVEPNIKLHCNINYDVFQWMQDNEKVYGFTVSIHEYPATIPSLWETSMNFIKENPQYVDKNNLMKFISEDKGKSYNMCHFWSNFEVANLNFWRSPAYMEYFDALDHQGGFFYERWGDAPVHSIAASLFLPKDKIHYFSDIGYYHGPYNNCPLDKDVFENNNCECDQGNDFTFQGYSCGKEYYDAQGLVKPQNWKSFRD; via the coding sequence ATGGCTATCTTTCTCAGTAAGAGACTGTTGAGGTACACCTTTTTTGCCGGTGTAGCCCTCATTTTGCTGCTAACGTTGAACTCCAATAGTAGTACCCAACAATACGTCGCTTCATACTTACCATCTGCGTTTGATTTATCCTCACATGACTCCTCCTCTGTTGAAGAACAGTTGCttagtgaaaaaagtgatGCTGAGAAACTAAAAGAACATGCTTTGAACCCAGAAGTAGATACCACAGCCACGATGGATGAGGAATCCAAGGCTCTCAAAGCTTCTGCCGAAGAGGCTGATGCTCCATTAGACACGAAAAAGGATAGTAAGGGCAAGGTAGACGGAACTACATCCACAGGCTTGGAAAAGACCACTATGGATTATATCACCCCGTCCTTTGCTAAAAAAGGTACCAAACCAAAAGCTTGCTACGTTACTTTAGTAAGAAACTCAGAACTATATGATCTGTTAAGCTCCATTAAGTACGTGGAAGATAAAATCAACAAGAATTTCCCTTACCCTTGGGTTTTCTTAAATGACGAACCATTCACCGAAGAGTTCAAGGAAGCAATCACTAAAGCTGTCTCATCCGAAGTTAAATTCGGTATCTTGCCCAAGGAACACTGGTCGTATCCAGAATGGATCAACGAGACAAAGGCTGCTGAAGTCCGTAAAGAAGCAGCCAACCAGTATATCTATGGTGATTCAGAATCTTATAGACACATGTGTCGTTATCAATCCGGTTTCTTCTGGAGACATCCATTATTGGATGAATATGATTGGTACTGGCGTGTGGAACCAAACATCAAGCTACACTGTAATATCAACTATGACGTTTTTCAATGGATGcaagataatgaaaaagtttATGGTTTCACCGTCTCCATCCATGAATATCCGGCCACTATTCCTTCCTTATGGGAAACTTCGATGAATTTCATAAAAGAGAATCCTCAGTACGTTGACAAGAAcaatttgatgaaatttatTTCCGAAGATAAGGGTAAATCATATAACATGTGCCATTTCTGGTCAAATTTCGAAGTTGCAAACTTGAATTTCTGGAGATCTCCAGCATACATGGAATACTTTGATGCTTTAGATCATCAAGGTGGGTTCTTTTACGAAAGGTGGGGTGATGCTCCTGTTCATTCCATTGCtgcttctttgtttttaccAAAGGATAAAATTCACTATTTTTCAGACATTGGTTACTATCACGGGCCTTATAATAACTGTCCGTTGGATAAAGatgtatttgaaaacaacaattgTGAATGTGACCAAGGAAATGACTTTACTTTCCAAGGTTACTCTTGCGGTAAAGAATATTATGACGCTCAAGGTTTGGTAAAGCCACAGAACTGGAAAAGCTTCCGTGATTAG
- the VPS72 gene encoding Vps72p: MSFEDSDDDDDLGSGTEFIIQSRSRRSNAGNKLQKLLQQELKDIESTKRQLSSYNNGEDDDQDEIGLLFQEDEDDQDFEIVEKDDNEEGEEEEEDEDEAESITKGPTKASSDQAADDLMFSSSESEGSNNDEDDDDAEEREIRKQELLSRKKRNKKLQKGPVIVKKQKSKVEPAREQATKGQTPRRSHHNHEQLNAETLLSNTRRTSKRSSVMENTMKVYEKLSKAEKKRKVIQERIRKHKEQEAKYILTQAERLRIAKETEKLNILSLDKFKEQEIWKKENRLALQKRQKLKFQPNETILQFLSTAWLMTPLMELDDRKYWQEQLSKRDKKKKKYPRKPKKTLGSNQPDAPDAKKGVSEVSVKEEDNTNPAVEKSSNEKQTTTTGGEIPSTNEKVVEETLTEAPIPTAPSEEPTTSSTPEITLDATTGKQATNDVTTNNLPEEDIVDTVDIITSANDTQTKDTTMDDLTNTLRNKETGPTDLSRDDKTAFQKENELLTSPQRHGTPIEDAELTSKDFNAENEILLSVKHENTKNSSVSPSHDSDSGSNTLKQVTFTDSPQVAIIDTEESPSKTNTTNMDSSSTENPLPTPVYEGPEQLTSRNFVTIYDFPNTPPNLKDFDTNLFGSQWSHMNATSTTQRSQDIQTIFHSILPSPSQLSVPSSSNVGISHDLSALANFPSFGEYDKKIIHEINTETNKDLEIKIKTQPPTGVFLANGIRKKCLITNKECQYFDPRTGVPYSDVEAYKIIQQIQDPIPKEEETTDTKRDETINDDTAEAADHARFKWFGFKNGGIYLDLNQRPAKGVPKGF; the protein is encoded by the coding sequence ATGAGCTTTGAAGAcagtgatgatgatgacgactTAGGGTCTGGAACCGAGTTTATTATTCAATCAAGATCGAGAAGGTCTAATGCTGGTAATAAATTGCAAAAGTTACTACAGCAGGAACTAAAAGATATAGAATCAACCAAAAGACAGCTCTCGTCGTACAACAACGGCGAAGATGATGATCAGGACGAAATCGGATTATTATTTcaggaagatgaagacgatcaagattttgaaattgtaGAGAAAGACGACAACGAAGAgggagaagaagaggaggaggatgaggatgaggcGGAAAGCATAACGAAGGGACCCACCAAGGCTTCAAGTGATCAAGCCGCCGATGATTTAATGTTCAGTAGTAGTGAATCAGAGGGTTCTAATAATGAcgaggatgatgatgacgcggaggaaagagaaatacGAAAACAAGAGCTACTgtcaagaaagaaaagaaacaagaaactacAAAAGGGACCCGTAATAGTCAAAAAGCAGAAATCCAAAGTTGAACCTGCACGAGAACAAGCTACAAAAGGACAAACACCACGAAGATCACACCATAACCATGAACAATTGAATGCTGAAACCTTATTGTCAAACACAAGAAGAACTTCTAAGAGATCTTCTGTCATGGAAAATACAATGAAAGTTTATGAGAAATTGTCtaaagctgaaaaaaagaggaaagtcatacaagaaagaattagaaaacacaaagaacaagaagccAAGTATATTTTAACTCAGGCGGAAAGGCTAAGAATTGCtaaagaaactgaaaagCTAAATATTCTGTCGTTAGACAAGTTCAAAGAACAGGAAatctggaaaaaagaaaatcgactagctttacaaaaaagacaaaaactAAAATTTCAACCAAATGAAACCATACTTCAGTTCTTATCCACTGCGTGGTTAATGACGCCACTGATGGAATTAGACGATCGCAAATATTGGCAAGAACAATTGAGTAAGCgtgacaaaaagaagaagaaatatccAAGAAAACCCAAGAAAACCCTCGGCTCCAACCAGCCAGATGCACCAGATGCTAAGAAAGGGGTAAGTGAAGTATCGGTAAAGGAGGAAGACAATACCAACCCTGCTGTAGAGAAATCTTCGaatgaaaaacaaacaacgACCACGGGAGGCGAAATCCCTTCTACTAACGAAAAGGTTGTTGAAGAAACGCTGACAGAGGCACCCATACCAACAGCGCCATCTGAAGAACCAACAACAAGCTCAACACCAGAAATAACACTAGATGCAACCACAGGAAAGCAAGCCACAAATGATGTGACCACTAACAACCTgccagaagaagacataGTGGACACTGTGGATATAATCACAAGCGCCAACGACACACAGACTAAAGATACAACGATGGACGACTTGACGAATACCTTAAGAAATAAAGAGACGGGTCCTACAGATTTATCCCGTGATGACAAAACagcatttcaaaaagaaaatgaattgcTTACATCTCCACAACGGCACGGTACTCCCATTGAAGACGCTGAGTTGACCTCTAAGGATTTTAACGCTGAAAATGAGATTTTGCTCAGTGTCAAACACGAAAATACCAAGAATTCGTCTGTTAGCCCCTCACATGATAGTGATTCTGGAAGCAACACTTTAAAGCAAGTTACATTCACGGATTCTCCCCAGGTGGCCATCATTGACACTGAGGAGTCaccttcaaaaacaaataccACTAACATGGATAGCTCGTCCACCGAAAATCCCTTACCAACGCCAGTATACGAAGGTCCAGAACAGTTGACTTCCAGAAATTTTGTCACAATTTATGATTTCCCCAATACGCCACCGAACTTGAAGGATTTTGATACAAACTTATTTGGTTCTCAGTGGTCTCATATGAACGCCACATCCACAACGCAGAGATCACAGGATATACAGACCATTTTTCACTCTATTTTACCCTCACCATCTCAGTTATCAGTACCGTCCTCCTCTAATGTGGGCATATCGCATGATTTATCAGCGCTAGCCAATTTTCCATCTTTTGGTGAAtacgataaaaaaatcattcatGAAATAAACACAGAGACAAATAAGGATTTGGAGATTAAGATCAAAACGCAGCCTCCAACTGGTGTCTTCTTGGCCAATGgtataagaaaaaaatgtctgaTCACAAATAAAGAATGTCAGTACTTCGATCCAAGAACTGGTGTGCCATATTCTGATGTGGAAGCTTATAAGATtattcaacaaattcaGGATCCCATCCCTAAGGAAGAGGAAACAACAGATACCAAACGCGATGAAACCATAAACGATGATACTGCCGAAGCTGCTGATCATGCAAGATTTAAATGGTTTGGATTCAAGAATGGTGGTATTTATCTTGATTTAAATCAAAGGCCCGCCAAGGGTGTTCCTAAGgggttttga
- the VPS52 gene encoding Vps52p encodes MEVLRDVLSLDQAKIDELKATTQDEAENNNLFENYLKDCKFKAPSNQDQSPLTKLKTLQETHSNNEVAISVVIPQLVDYLTQFTDRLSNYTQDLDFIKRKSNELQSLLEYNSTKLANISPMVNDLMIPPELINDIVKGKINESWQDNIAFITDKEQIYDKYRHTDHIEHQEDTNRSTTIAPKDFDKLCQLLDILKNVILERSKRLIISKIKSLRNHHPIPSQRLQTQLLKVQKIFPFIRDNNLSLALELRQAYCYTMKWYYKEYFSRYIRSLTILQFQQIDSQFALGNGLSTTSVGGFSNSSSLFFSNYLTTSATNAFYNKASVTDEEINRYFQIKKRLTVLTQEDNTVMVSQIAENNTTKNYIEIGFKNLNLAILDNCTVEYLFLKEFFAINDDNSEEINGLLEQIFQPTFDEATEYTQQLIQYNYDIFGVLISIRVANQLQFESERRDIPSMFDSFLNGQLIQLWPRFQQLVDFQCESLRKVAITTNVAKYGSSNATNNDPLTSPHELAVQFGKFLVSFLTLAITHKLAIDERSEPLYNSIIRLRNDFETVMTKCSKKTKSPERFLTTNYMYLYNNLQQLHLQLNMTDSNTQNYDFNSTENVNTDAIDENEGNSGVPLIIRETENHFKTLVEAFTRS; translated from the coding sequence ATGGAAGTTCTCAGAGATGTATTATCACTTGATCAAGCTAAAATTGACGAGTTAAAGGCAACCACACAGGATGAAGCagaaaacaacaatctgtttgaaaattatttgaagGATTGCAAATTCAAAGCACCTTCGAACCAAGACCAATCACCACTAACCAAACTGAAAACATTACAAGAAACTCATTCCAACAACGAAGTGGCAATTAGTGTGGTTATACCCCAACTAGTTGACTACTTGACCCAATTTACTGACAGATTATCCAATTACACACAGGACTTGGACtttattaaaagaaaatctaaTGAATTGCAATCGCTTCTCGAATACAACTCTACCAAACTGGCTAACATTTCACCCATGGTCAATGATCTAATGATTCCTCCTGAACTAATTAATGATATTGTTAAAGGAAAGATCAATGAAAGCTGGCAAGATAACATAGCATTCATTACTGACAAAGAGCAAATTTATGATAAATATAGACACACTGATCATATTGAGCATCAAGAAGATACGAATAGGTCGACTACCATAGCaccaaaagattttgacAAGCTATGTCAACTCTTGGATATCCTCAAAAATGTTATCCTAGAAAGATCCAAAAGACTCATTATTTCgaaaatcaaaagtttAAGAAATCATCACCCAATACCATCCCAAAGGCTACAAACACAGTTGTtaaaagttcaaaaaattttcccCTTTATAAGAGATAACAATCTTTCTTTAGCCCTTGAGTTAAGGCAAGCCTACTGCTATACAATGAAATGGTATTATAAAGAGTATTTCTCAAGATACATCAGATCGTTGACGATTTTacaatttcaacaaatcgACTCTCAATTTGCATTAGGGAATGGCCTTTCCACAACTTCAGTGGGTGGATTTAGCAATTCCTCGTCTCTGTTTTTCTCAAATTACTTAACTACATCTGCCACAAACGCTTTTTATAATAAAGCATCTGTCACTGACGAGGAGATTAACAGATACTTTCAGATTAAGAAAAGGCTAACCGTTTTGACTCAAGAAGATAATACAGTCATGGTTTCACAAATCGCCGAAAATAACACAACTAAGAATTATATTGAAATTGGatttaaaaatttgaacttAGCCATTCTAGACAATTGTACAGTAGAatacctttttttaaaggagTTTTTTGCTataaatgatgataatTCTGAGGAAATTAATGGACTGTTAGAACAAATATTCCAACCAACTTTTGATGAAGCAACTGAATATACCCAACAACTGATTCAATACAATTACGATATTTTTGGCGTACTAATCAGTATCCGTGTGGCAAATCAACTGCAGTTTGAATCCGAAAGAAGAGATATACCGTCCATGTTTGATAGTTTCTTAAACGGCCAGTTGATTCAGTTATGGCCCCGGTTTCAGCAGTTGGTAGATTTCCAATGTGAAAGCTTGCGTAAAGTAGCAATCACTACAAACGTAGCAAAATATGGTAGCTCAAACGCAACAAACAATGACCCATTAACTTCACCACATGAATTAGCTGTACAATTTGGTAAGTTTTTAGTAAGTTTTCTGACATTGGCAATAACACATAAACTGGCCATTGATGAAAGATCTGAACCATTATACAATTCCATCATTAGATTaagaaatgattttgaaactgtCATGACAAAGTGTAGCAAAAAGACTAAATCTCCCGAAAGGTTTTTAACGACGAATTACATGTATTTATACAATAATTTACAACAATTACATCTACAATTGAATATGACTGACTCGAATACGCAAAATTACGATTTCAATTCTACGGAGAATGTTAATACTGATGCTATAGATGAGAATGAAGGTAACTCTGGGGTACCGCTAATAATCAGAGAGACCGAGAACCACTTCAAAACTTTAGTGGAAGCTTTCACTAGAAGTTGA
- the RIB3 gene encoding 3,4-dihydroxy-2-butanone-4-phosphate synthase RIB3, whose translation MFTPIDQVIEHFKQNKFVIVMDDASRENEGDLICAAENVSTEQMAFLVRHSSGYVCAPMTNVIADKLDLPLLRTGMKFESNDDDRHGTAYTITVDVAQDTTTGISAHDRSTTCRALANPGSTPKSFLKPGHICPLRAADGGVLQRRGHTEAGVDLCKLSGLSPVAVIGELVNDDDQGTMMRLNDCQEFGKKHGIPLISIEELAQYLKK comes from the coding sequence ATGTTCACGCCAATTGACCAAGTTATAGAGCATTTCAAGCAGAACAAGTTCGTCATTGTGATGGACGATGCCAGTCGTGAGAACGAAGGTGATCTGATTTGCGCTGCTGAAAACGTCAGCACCGAGCAAATGGCCTTCCTTGTACGTCACTCTTCGGGCTATGTGTGTGCCCCCATGACCAATGTCATTGCTGATAAATTGGACCTTCCATTACTAAGAACGGGCATGAAGTTCGAGTCCAACGACGACGACAGGCACGGGACCGCGTACACGATAACCGTAGATGTCGCCCAGGACACCACTACAGGTATCTCTGCTCACGACAGATCGACGACGTGCAGAGCCCTGGCCAACCCTGGCTCCACGCCCAAGTCATTCTTGAAGCCGGGCCACATCTGCCCCTTGAGAGCCGCTGACGGTGGTGTCCTACAGAGAAGAGGCCATACTGAGGCCGGTGTGGACTTGTGTAAACTAAGCGGGCTAAGTCCAGTCGCCGTCATCGGAGAACTGGTCAACGACGACGACCAGGGCACCATGATGAGACTGAACGATTGTCAAGAATTCGGCAAGAAACACGGCATTCCTTTGATTTCTATCGAAGAGCTGGCCCAGTATCTGAAGAAGTAA